In Thalassotalea fonticola, a single genomic region encodes these proteins:
- a CDS encoding arylsulfatase, producing the protein MKMKQKTNLAKAVAVVLSCVVGFGCSEQNQPEIRAAQSHQEDAQPTVQANEQRNDQRPNVIYILADDLGYGDIGAFGQQKINTPYLDQLAEQGMRLTQHYAGSSVCAPSRAALVTGKQPGNMQIRGNYALGSFLDEEEWGQLPLRPDTETIGTLMQGAGYNTALIGKWGLGGPGSQGTPNKQGFEHFFGYLDQKQAHNHYPTHLWLNEEKFPLNNEYLHPHQKLPADLDPNDAASYLSYQREDYAQQRLADDALQYIENNQHQPFFLYLAFAAPHASLQAPEEELLPYVDFVETPNLGGGQDYIPVLKPKATRAGMITHMDRSIGRVIAKLKQLKLDKNTLVIFTSDNGPSWEGGADLEFFDSNGPLRGYKRDLYEGGIKMPTIAWWPGKIVANSSSDHLSAFWDIMPTLADVAGVDKPASTDGISMLPTLLTTGEQAQHRHMYWEFHNNSGGHSQAVRLDDDHGQWKAVRLYTKQQKVNPDIELYNLAVDGAEQHNIAAGNPERVTQMRKIMQQSRTRSRIDDWNFDYWPTPKKKANRG; encoded by the coding sequence ATGAAGATGAAGCAAAAAACTAATCTGGCAAAAGCCGTTGCGGTTGTCCTCAGCTGTGTTGTTGGTTTTGGCTGTAGTGAACAAAATCAACCGGAAATCCGTGCTGCGCAATCGCATCAAGAGGATGCACAACCTACTGTTCAGGCTAATGAACAGCGTAATGACCAGCGCCCCAATGTTATTTACATTCTGGCTGATGATCTGGGTTATGGTGATATTGGCGCATTTGGTCAGCAAAAGATCAACACCCCATATTTAGACCAATTGGCAGAGCAGGGCATGCGCTTGACCCAGCATTATGCCGGCAGTTCGGTATGTGCCCCCTCGCGTGCCGCTTTGGTTACCGGCAAGCAGCCGGGCAATATGCAAATTCGCGGTAATTATGCGCTCGGCTCGTTCCTTGATGAAGAAGAATGGGGGCAGCTACCGCTGCGTCCAGACACTGAAACCATAGGCACCTTGATGCAAGGTGCCGGATATAATACCGCGCTGATCGGCAAGTGGGGCCTAGGCGGCCCCGGTTCGCAAGGCACGCCAAATAAGCAGGGCTTTGAGCACTTCTTTGGTTATCTTGACCAAAAACAAGCGCATAACCATTACCCGACGCACCTGTGGTTAAACGAGGAAAAATTTCCGTTAAACAACGAGTATTTACATCCTCATCAAAAATTGCCAGCTGATCTCGACCCGAACGACGCGGCAAGTTATCTGTCCTATCAACGCGAAGACTATGCCCAGCAGCGACTGGCAGATGATGCATTGCAATATATTGAAAATAATCAACATCAGCCGTTTTTCCTGTACTTGGCTTTTGCAGCGCCGCATGCTTCATTGCAAGCACCGGAAGAAGAATTACTGCCTTATGTTGACTTTGTTGAAACACCGAATCTGGGGGGGGGCCAGGATTATATTCCGGTACTCAAACCGAAAGCGACTCGCGCTGGGATGATCACTCATATGGATCGCAGTATTGGCCGGGTAATAGCTAAGCTGAAACAGTTAAAGCTGGATAAAAACACTCTGGTTATTTTCACCAGTGACAATGGACCTTCGTGGGAAGGCGGAGCGGATCTTGAGTTTTTCGACAGCAACGGTCCGTTACGCGGCTATAAACGTGATCTTTATGAAGGCGGTATCAAAATGCCGACCATAGCCTGGTGGCCCGGTAAAATAGTTGCCAATTCCAGCTCCGATCACCTATCTGCATTTTGGGATATCATGCCAACGCTGGCTGACGTCGCCGGCGTTGATAAACCAGCAAGTACAGACGGCATCTCGATGTTACCTACCTTGTTAACCACAGGCGAACAAGCTCAGCATCGACACATGTATTGGGAGTTTCACAATAACAGTGGCGGTCATAGCCAGGCGGTACGACTAGATGATGATCATGGCCAATGGAAAGCGGTACGTCTTTATACCAAACAACAAAAAGTTAACCCTGATATTGAATTGTACAATTTGGCCGTTGATGGCGCTGAACAACACAATATAGCGGCTGGTAATCCTGAACGGGTAACACAAATGCGAAAAATTATGCAGCAATCGCGCACTCGTTCACGCATTGATGACTGGAATTTTGATTACTGGCCAACGCCAAAGAAGAAAGCCAATAGAGGGTAA